In one Pseudomonas hydrolytica genomic region, the following are encoded:
- a CDS encoding metal-sensing transcriptional repressor, with protein MSKHEHEHQHQSHKEIIKRLKRAEGHLRSIVGMIEDGRACVDIAQQLHAVEKAVCQAKRTLIQDHIDHCLEHTVGALTNGERAPLEEFKQITKYL; from the coding sequence ATGAGCAAGCACGAACACGAACATCAGCACCAAAGTCATAAGGAAATCATCAAAAGGTTGAAGCGTGCCGAAGGCCATCTGCGCAGCATTGTTGGCATGATCGAAGATGGACGCGCGTGCGTTGACATTGCCCAGCAACTGCATGCGGTTGAGAAAGCGGTGTGTCAGGCCAAACGCACGCTGATTCAGGATCACATCGACCACTGCCTGGAGCACACGGTCGGCGCTCTCACCAACGGTGAGCGGGCGCCACTTGAAGAATTCAAGCAGATCACCAAGTACCTCTGA
- a CDS encoding YqaA family protein, whose amino-acid sequence MWDFSAYLGLFVAAFGAATLLPMQSEAVLTSLLLAGKQSPALLLVVATVGNVLGSIINWLLGRYIEHFRHKRWFPVADDKLLRAQRAYHRYGRWSLLLSWAPIIGDPLTVIAGMLREPFWSFLLIVLVAKAGRYLALAALAFGVLG is encoded by the coding sequence ATGTGGGACTTCTCAGCCTACCTGGGGTTGTTCGTCGCAGCCTTTGGGGCCGCCACTCTGCTGCCAATGCAGTCCGAAGCGGTGTTGACCAGCTTGCTGCTGGCAGGCAAGCAATCTCCGGCCTTGTTGCTGGTAGTGGCTACGGTTGGCAACGTACTTGGCTCGATCATCAACTGGCTACTGGGGCGCTACATCGAGCACTTCCGCCATAAACGCTGGTTCCCGGTAGCGGATGACAAGTTGCTACGTGCTCAGCGGGCCTACCACCGCTATGGGCGCTGGTCACTGCTGCTAAGCTGGGCGCCGATCATTGGCGACCCGTTGACCGTTATTGCCGGCATGCTGCGTGAGCCGTTCTGGAGCTTTCTGCTGATCGTACTGGTGGCCAAGGCGGGGCGTTACCTGGCGCTGGCGGCGTTGGCGTTCGGGGTGTTGGGATGA
- a CDS encoding nickel/cobalt efflux protein RcnA has translation MSSFAELLQQGASQAWLYVPTAILLGALHGLEPGHSKTMMAAFIVAIRGSVRQAILLGLAATASHTAVVWLVAIGGMYLGQNLDAQTTEPYFQLASAVLIIGIALWMLWRTWRGEQMWRFEQEGDHPHSHDHAHDETRRIDTGHGRIELSIFEEGVAPRWRLRTISGQPWKATDAWLQTTRANGRMRRFAFTERDGYLESVDEIPEPHEFDVRLSLGHGGHSHDYDLAFHEHAHADLDGLELSLDGYQDAHERAHANDIRRRFSSRNVSTGQVILFGLTGGLIPCPAAITVLLLCLQVKEVTLGAVLVLSFSVGLALTLVAVGVAAAIGTRHASNRWPWLGAVARRAPYLSSLLIIGVGIYVGLHGWAGLNT, from the coding sequence ATGTCGTCCTTTGCCGAACTCTTGCAACAGGGGGCCAGCCAGGCTTGGCTGTATGTTCCCACCGCCATCCTGCTAGGTGCCCTGCACGGCCTGGAACCTGGGCACTCGAAAACCATGATGGCGGCGTTCATCGTGGCGATCCGTGGCTCTGTCCGTCAGGCCATCCTATTGGGTCTGGCTGCGACGGCCTCGCATACAGCGGTGGTCTGGCTGGTTGCCATCGGCGGTATGTATCTGGGTCAAAACCTCGACGCCCAGACGACCGAGCCATACTTCCAGCTAGCCTCGGCGGTTCTGATCATCGGCATCGCCCTGTGGATGCTCTGGCGCACCTGGCGTGGAGAGCAGATGTGGCGCTTCGAACAGGAAGGTGATCATCCTCACTCGCATGACCATGCGCACGACGAAACGCGACGTATCGACACCGGTCACGGGCGCATCGAGCTGTCAATTTTCGAGGAAGGTGTCGCTCCGCGTTGGCGATTACGTACGATCAGCGGTCAGCCCTGGAAGGCCACAGATGCCTGGCTACAGACGACCCGCGCCAACGGCCGCATGCGGCGCTTCGCTTTTACCGAGCGCGATGGCTATTTGGAGTCCGTGGATGAGATCCCAGAACCGCACGAATTCGACGTGCGATTGAGCCTCGGTCATGGTGGCCACTCCCACGACTATGACCTGGCGTTTCATGAACATGCCCATGCAGACCTGGACGGCTTGGAGCTGTCACTGGATGGCTATCAGGACGCCCATGAGCGAGCCCATGCCAACGATATTCGTCGGCGATTCTCCAGCCGCAACGTGAGTACTGGGCAGGTCATTCTCTTCGGCCTGACGGGAGGACTGATTCCCTGTCCTGCGGCTATCACCGTGCTACTGCTCTGCCTACAGGTCAAGGAAGTCACGCTTGGTGCGGTGTTGGTGCTCAGCTTCAGTGTCGGTTTGGCCTTGACCCTGGTGGCTGTGGGTGTAGCGGCAGCCATTGGCACGCGTCATGCCTCCAACCGCTGGCCCTGGTTGGGTGCGGTAGCGCGCCGCGCTCCGTACCTGTCCAGCCTGCTGATCATCGGAGTGGGCATCTATGTCGGCCTGCACGGGTGGGCAGGGTTGAATACCTGA
- a CDS encoding HupE/UreJ family protein, which produces MHSLSLRGNGALRRPFLLPLLAFVLLLIGMPEALAHGVPEGDKGFIQESTGVLLVPFVYMGAKHMITGYDHLLFLFGVIFFLYRLKDVGLYVTLFAVGHSITLLFGVLSSISISPYVIDAIIGFSVVYKALDNLGAFQRWFGYQPDTRAATLIFGLLHGFGLATKIQEFEISPDGLIANLIAFNVGVEIGQLLALGTILILMGYWRRTASFWRHAYTANVAMMSAGFLLMGYQLTGLIVSQ; this is translated from the coding sequence ATGCATTCGCTATCTCTTCGCGGTAATGGCGCCTTGCGCCGACCGTTCCTGCTCCCCCTATTGGCATTCGTTCTGTTGCTGATAGGCATGCCAGAGGCTCTTGCCCATGGTGTTCCCGAAGGCGACAAAGGCTTCATCCAGGAAAGCACAGGGGTGTTGCTGGTGCCGTTCGTGTACATGGGCGCCAAGCACATGATCACCGGCTACGATCACCTGCTGTTCCTGTTCGGGGTGATCTTCTTCCTCTACCGCCTGAAGGACGTGGGGCTGTATGTCACGCTGTTCGCGGTCGGCCACTCGATCACTTTGCTGTTCGGAGTGCTAAGCAGCATCAGCATCAGCCCCTACGTGATCGACGCCATCATCGGCTTTTCGGTGGTGTACAAGGCACTGGATAACCTGGGTGCCTTTCAGCGCTGGTTTGGCTATCAGCCCGATACCCGTGCGGCCACGCTGATATTCGGCCTGCTGCATGGCTTCGGCCTGGCGACCAAGATTCAGGAGTTCGAAATCTCGCCGGATGGCCTGATCGCCAACCTGATCGCCTTCAATGTCGGCGTCGAGATCGGTCAACTGCTGGCCCTCGGCACCATCCTCATTCTGATGGGCTACTGGCGGCGTACCGCCAGCTTCTGGCGCCATGCCTATACCGCCAACGTTGCCATGATGAGCGCCGGTTTCCTGCTGATGGGTTACCAGCTCACCGGCCTGATCGTCTCTCAGTAA
- the znuA gene encoding zinc ABC transporter substrate-binding protein ZnuA: MHRLLTHFSSVMLGLLFAAPAFAEVRVLTSIKPLQLIAAAVQDGVGKPGVLLPPGASPHHFTLRPSDIRNVREADLLYWIGPDLETFLPRVLEGRRAMTLAVQDISGLHLRRFGEEHRHDEEPADEHEEEHTDVHDEGTEAGEHDELHRPGALDAHLWLDPDNARKIASRMASDLSSIDPANAARYQANLAAFDQRLAAMDEKIEDRLKPLAGKPFFVFHEAFDYFEEAFGLRHAGVFAVSADVQPGARKVADMRKRLELAGASCVFSEPPIPPRLAQTLSEGLPVRLAELDPLGYDVKVDALGYERLLEALGSNLAGCLERL, encoded by the coding sequence AGCGTGATGCTGGGATTGCTGTTCGCTGCGCCTGCCTTTGCAGAAGTCCGCGTACTGACCAGTATCAAGCCTCTCCAGTTGATTGCCGCTGCCGTACAGGACGGAGTCGGCAAACCCGGTGTACTCCTGCCGCCAGGGGCATCTCCCCATCACTTCACACTGCGTCCTTCTGACATTCGCAACGTGCGAGAGGCAGACTTGCTCTACTGGATCGGGCCGGATCTTGAAACGTTCCTGCCAAGAGTTCTGGAAGGCCGTAGGGCAATGACTCTGGCTGTCCAGGACATCAGTGGGCTGCACCTGCGTCGCTTTGGTGAAGAACATCGGCACGACGAAGAACCCGCTGACGAGCACGAAGAGGAGCACACTGATGTGCATGACGAAGGGACAGAGGCTGGCGAGCACGACGAACTACATCGCCCAGGGGCACTTGATGCTCACCTCTGGCTTGATCCCGACAATGCACGCAAGATCGCTTCGCGTATGGCGAGCGATCTGTCCAGCATCGACCCTGCGAACGCCGCTCGCTACCAGGCAAATCTGGCAGCATTCGATCAACGTCTGGCGGCCATGGACGAAAAGATCGAGGATCGCCTCAAACCGTTGGCCGGCAAACCCTTCTTCGTCTTCCATGAAGCTTTCGACTACTTCGAGGAGGCATTCGGCCTGAGGCATGCAGGGGTATTCGCTGTAAGCGCCGATGTTCAGCCAGGTGCGAGAAAAGTTGCCGATATGCGCAAGCGCTTGGAACTGGCAGGAGCCAGCTGCGTGTTCAGCGAGCCGCCCATTCCGCCTCGTCTGGCGCAGACGCTCAGCGAAGGGTTGCCAGTAAGGCTGGCCGAGCTTGATCCGCTTGGCTATGACGTGAAGGTCGACGCGTTGGGCTATGAGCGTCTACTGGAGGCGCTGGGGAGCAATCTGGCCGGTTGCCTGGAGCGGCTTTAA
- a CDS encoding TraX family protein, with protein MRRDAGLDLVKWLAMLSMLIDHLRYLWPDAYGLFIIGRLAFPLFCLSIAANVTRTRPGELFSEGNARYLGWLLVFSLISELPYRELSPESATLNVMPTLLLGLLVAWGVHHADRNSLLLATGALVLAILFHHQLMYGLVGVILPAAFMLGLRGMRWWWLPAVLAILANSRNRWLEGWGVTPETVAMFVMAGAAAPFGLALLRQSSSLRPWPVGRWGYWFYPGHLAAIYLVSP; from the coding sequence ATGAGGCGCGATGCGGGGCTCGATCTGGTCAAGTGGTTGGCCATGCTCAGCATGCTGATCGACCACCTGCGCTATTTGTGGCCTGACGCTTACGGCCTGTTCATCATAGGTCGTCTCGCTTTTCCGTTGTTCTGTCTGAGCATCGCAGCCAACGTCACCAGAACCCGCCCCGGCGAACTATTCAGCGAAGGAAATGCGCGCTACCTCGGCTGGTTGCTGGTGTTCTCCCTGATTTCGGAATTGCCGTACCGTGAACTCTCACCGGAAAGTGCGACGCTCAACGTGATGCCGACTTTGTTACTTGGTCTGCTGGTCGCTTGGGGCGTCCATCACGCGGACCGGAACAGCCTGCTACTGGCTACTGGAGCGCTGGTCCTTGCGATACTTTTCCATCATCAACTGATGTACGGCTTAGTCGGTGTGATTTTGCCTGCTGCCTTTATGCTTGGGCTGCGAGGCATGCGTTGGTGGTGGCTGCCTGCCGTACTAGCCATTCTGGCCAACAGTCGTAATCGCTGGTTGGAAGGCTGGGGGGTCACACCGGAGACGGTGGCGATGTTCGTTATGGCTGGTGCCGCTGCGCCATTTGGCCTTGCCCTGTTGCGGCAATCCAGCTCTCTCCGTCCTTGGCCTGTTGGACGATGGGGATACTGGTTCTATCCAGGTCACCTGGCAGCCATATACCTGGTGAGCCCCTGA